In Spiroplasma clarkii, the DNA window CCAGGAATTATTGATAGTCAAAACTTTCAAGTTAAAAGTAGATCTTTTATCTTGGATTGAAAAGATCTTGATATTAAACAATATCTACAAAAAAATAAACTAATAACTAATTTAGTTATTGAAAATGATGCAAAAGCTGCAGCATATGGGGAGTTTTCAAACAACAATTTTAAATTAAGTCGAAAACTTAATAGTGCAATTATTATAACCATTGGTTCTGCAATTGGTGGAGGTATTGTTATCGATGAAAAAATCCACAGTGGAATTAATGGATTAGCTGGTGAATTTTCAAAAATGTATGCCAACTTAAAATGAGATGACGATGCTGAAGCTGCTGGAGAATGTTCAACAATGCAAATGAGAATTAAATATGCTGAAGCAATTGGTAAACCAATTGAAGAAGTTAGTGGTAAAACCATTATGGAACAATACTTAAAAAAAGACAAACATGCATTAAAAGTTGTTGAAAACACAACCACAGCATTAGCAAAAATGATTTTTAACATAAATATTTGCATTGATACTGATGCAATCTTAATTGGTGGTGGAATTAGTAGTGATAAAATTTTTGTTGATTTAATCAAATTAAAATTAGCACATTACTATGAAGAACAAGAGTTAAAAGACTTATACCCAAAATTTATTGAGTCTTGTACTTTAGAAAATAAAGCTGGATGTTATGGAATGTTTTATAAATTGGTAAGTAGTTAGGAGATTAAAATGCAAAAAAACAATAAAGCTAACATTGAAAAAAGTGTCTTGTATATTTTTGTAATTGCTGCAATTGCTTATATTATTTTTACAACAGCACATATGCTATGAGATATAGCAATTGCAAAAGAACTAGCAATTAAATCTGGTATTACAATTAGCGAAACTCAAAAAATTGAAGACTTTGTATTTTTAATTAAAAGACAATGAATGTTTCAATATATTTCTACAATGCTCTTATTGATGACATTTTTATTGTTTGTGATACTTGGTGTCAAGAAAATGGAATGAGGTTATCTATTTATTATAATTTGAAATGCAGTCTGAATTGGATTTTTAATTGCTCCAATAATTTTATATAAAAAATTTGGAGTCTTTGATGGATTTAATTTAGCAATCGTTTTTTCAATCATTGTTGGGATGTTCTTGTTTCACAAAAATATTCAAAAAAGTAAATTAATCTTAAGATCAAATATGAGGTCTAAAAATTATTTAAAAATATAGAAAAGAGGGGAGCAGTTTGGAATTTAAAAATTTAAATGATGTAAAAGAGTGAATTGATAATTCTCCAATTGAAGTTGTTATTTCACAACTAAATGATATTGATAAATACAATTACAACAACTCTGCTATTGGTTATAATGAGTTTTTTATAAATGCAACAGATTTTTTAAAAACAAAAATTAAAAATAATTTTTCAACTTATAAAACAAATGAATTTAATAAATTTTTAATTGAAAAGGATAATAAATTTATTATTGATATATCAAAAGTTGAAGAAGAATTTCAAAACAAAGATGATCAATATCTTAAAAATATGATTAATATTTCAGCAAGAAAACAACTTGCAACAATGAGTTATCAAACAAGAGTAAAAGAGATAAAAGATTTCAAGACTTTTTACAATAAGAAGTGATTAAATGTTTTATTATGAGAAGCAAAACAAGTTTACAAATTTCAAAATAATTTTATAAATAAAAGTTATAAAATTGCAATCAGAAAATTTAAAGAAGTAAATATGATTATTTCAAATGATGATACTGTTTTTTATAAGAAAAGTTCTAAATACAAACCTGAAGAATTAAATGATGCCAAAAAATTATTTAAAGGTGAACTTAAAAAATTAGGTAAAAATGAAATTGACAAAAAAATTGAAATTTATAAAAATTATCAGATCTTTGATTATGACATTGAGTTTGCACATAATTATTTAATCTTTAAAAGAGATTATGTACAAGAAAAAAACATTCTTACTCAAGAGCATAATGAAGAAATTATTAAACTTCAATCAGAATTAGAAGAGAACAAAAAAAATAAGACTCAAATTAATTCTGAGATAAAAGTAAAGTTAAAAAAACTTAGAAATGAATTTAAAGAAAGCTTAAAACTTACCACAAATAAAAATGAAATTGATGATTTAAAACTTGAATATTTTGATAGTTTAAATAATATCAAATTCAAAAATAGTATTACTTTAATAAAAGATAAAATTAAATTTTCAAAAAGTTCTTACAAAAGAAAACTCAAAAAAAATAAAGTCATGTTTGAAACAAATGTTTCAAACTTTAGAGATTCATTACCAATTGAAAGAGGAAGTTTAATCAAAAATCTTTCAATAACATTGGGAATAATCCCTGGTGTTTGTCAGTTTATTAACAAGCAATATATTAAAGGATCATTATTGTTTTTTGTTGGCTTACCAATTGCCATCATTTTATTGTTATATTCATTTGGTATTGGCAATGTTGGAGGAAATGGGATATTTGGTTTAATTGACTTTGGGAAAAGTGCAGAAACAACCGATAATTTCTTTGATATTGATGGGAGATTCTACTTTGTTGAAAGTATTTTGGGAATGCTATTATTATTTATTGTAATTGCCTTCTTTGCAATTAATTACTATAACTCATGGATAACAACAAAACAAATTAAAATTGGTGGAAGACCATCATTGTGAATGAATACAAGAAAATATTTGCAAAGTCAAGGCGTGCCGTATGTGCTAACTTTACCTTCATTAATTGGTATTCTATTAATTGTAGTTTTCCCAGTTGTAGCAACTTTTGTTATAGCCTTTACTGATTATGGAAAGGGTAGTGACCCTGCCAATCCTGGACAATATATTAGCTGAATAGGATTTGATAATTTTAAAAAAATCTTTGGTGGACAGTATGGATCATCATTTGTATTTGTTTTTCAATGAACAATAATTTGAGTAATTTTTGCAGGCTTTGGTGGAATTGTAGTAGGAACAATATTTTGTTTACTAATTAATAATGAAAGAATGTATGGTAAAAAAATATTTAGACTAATTATGATTCTTCCAGGAGCAGTTCCGGGATTTGTGATGGTATTGTTATTTAGTATTTTGTTTTCATCACAAACTTTTAATAATTTCACAAATAAAATTTTTGGGGTTTATGGCTGAACAACAGAACTTGCATTGGCAAGAATTGCATTAATTTTTGTAAATGCATGACTATCACAAACCTATATCTTCTTATTATTTACAGGAGTTTCACAAGGAATTTCAAAAGATCTTTATGATTCATCTAAGATTGATGGAGCAAGCAAACCAAGTCAGACTTTTAAAATTACTCTCCCAATTCTTTTTAGTCAAACGGGTCCATTACTAATTGGTCAATTTACAGGAGCATTTTCTAATTTTGGAATAATTGCACTGTTTAATTCTAATGGTTCAGTTTTGAGTAGTAATGGTGAATTGATGGCTGGTAACCCTGGCATCACAGATATTTTAATTTCATTTGTTTATAAAATAACAAATGATCAACAAAATTACAGCTATGGTCTTGGAGCTGCATTTATTATTATTTTCTCATTATTTACAGTTTCAATGGCATTTATGGGAATGAGAAACATGAAAGCATTTAAGAAAGGAGTTGTTTAATTTATGACTCAAAAATTTGATTTTCAAAAATTTAAAAAAGTTATAAAGATTAATGAACCCAACTTTAAAATGCTAGTTAGTTTTACAATGATTAATAATAACTTTGATACTAGTGATGAAGAAAAAATAAGTGCTAATTTTTATAGATTCATTTATTCAACTTTTGATAAAAATGGTCAGACCCCAATAAAACAATATTATGATGATGTCTTTGAAAATTTATGAGACAAAGATGATTTTGAACAGTTTAAAAATATTCTTGAGCATAAATATGATTTTAATGATCTAATAAACTATGAAAATATTTACTTTTGATATTTTATTTATAAGGAATTTAAGAGCTATAATAAAAATTTAAATCAAGAATTCGTTTTAGATTGATTTGTCTACTTTATATTATTTTATGAGGAAAGAATGAACCAGTTAGATTTTAAAAACATAAATGTAATACTGCATTCAAATCTCAATGAGAACTTCATTTTTAACCTTAAAAATGAAGTTGAACAAAAAATCTATGTCCAGCTTGAAAAGATTTTTACAAACAAAGATTCTGTCTTACAACTTTCTGAACTAGTAAAATCTCAATCTATTTTCTTACAACAAATTCTAAACGAAAAAGATAAAGATAAATGATTTAAAAAATTTACAAAAAAAGATTATAAGTTTAAGCTTCACTTAGATGAAAGTATAACAGATAAAATTTATGATGAGCTTAAAAATTTAACAAAACCTGTTAAATCAGCTGAAAATAATTTAAATAGTATTGCAAAAATGGATGGCAAAATAAAAATCAATAATAAGACATATAAATTTAATAATGATATGTTAAAAAATGCGAAAAAAGTTTTTTTTGAAGTTTGATCAAAATAATTATTTAACAGCAATTGCTGAATCATATTTTAAATCATTAAAAATTGATAGTCAAAAAAAGAAAAAAAGCTTTAGTCCTAATCAAATTATCTACTCTTGCTTATAGTTACAATATTCATAAAAAATTTAATAGTATAAATTTTGTTGAATCAAAAAAACTTTTTGAAATTTTAATGATTAAACATGCAAATGAAATTAACTAAAATGCTTGTGAACAATTGATAGGTATTATTAATGATGATCAGTATAGTTTTGCAGAAGTTGAAGCAATTTTTGAAAAAGAATATTTATTCAAAACCAACTACTATAAATTTCAATGAATGTTAAATTGAATCTGTCAGCAAATGGATTTAAAAAATGACTTCTTACAAGATGTTTTGAAATATTTTATTCTTAAGAATGAGCTATACTATTATAATTTATCAAAAAAATCTAACACATTCTTTGATAATCATGATGTTGATTTAAATGACTACTACTTAAAAAGAAGTGATATTCTTGATAAAATAAATGAAGTACTAAAAATTGAAAATATTAGTTCTCAAAAAAGTATTGTGAGATTTATTACTGAAACATTTGGCAAACTATATCTTTCAGATAAACCCAAATTGTCCTTGAATGCAAAAATTGGTTTGGGCTTCAGCTATGCCATAATTTTAATGTGATCGGTTATTATTATTTTCCCCATCACATTAGTTATCATTCAGTCATTTAACTATTATTCATCTGCTGAATATTCTGGTAAAAATGCTTTTTTCAATTTCTCATTTGCAAATTTTAGTTACCTTTGAAATGAAACTTTATTCAAACAATGGTTAGTAAATTCAATTTACATTGGATTTATAAGTATGACATTAATAATTTGTTTAAGTGCATTATCTGGATATGTATTTAGTAGATTTAGATTTAAAGGAAAAAAGCTGGATTATTAACAATTATGTTAATTCAAACAATTCCCACAATTGCAAGTTTTATTATTTACATTGTAATTGCTGGTATTTTAGAAAGTAATTCTAGTATTCCACCACAAGTATTGTTAATTTCAATTTATGTTTTTGGAAGTATTCCAGGAACACTTTCTTATTGAAGGGCTACATGGATAATCTTTCAACAGAAATTGATGATGCAGCAAAAATTGATGGCTGCGGTAATTGAGCAATTTTTACAAAAATAATTTTACCATTAGCAAAACCTATGCTATCTGTAATTGCCCTGTGATCATTCTTAGGACCATTTGGCGATGTAATTCTCCCAGCAATCCTTGCTAGAGATTCAAGTGAATTGACTATGGCAAGTGGATTGCAATCATTAATTAATGCAACAAGCGTTAGACAAGAAGGTGCTTTTGCAGCAGGTGCCCTAGTAATTGCAATTCCAATTACTATGATGTTTATGTTGTTACAAAAAAATATTACAACAGGTCTCTCAGCTGCTGGAGTGAAAGGATAAATAAAATGAAAGTAGATTTAAGAAATATTTCAAAAAAATATCAAGGTAATTCTTTTTATACATTAGAAAATATTAATTTACAAATTGATGATAATGATTTTTGTGTTTTACTTGGACCTAGTGGTTGTGGTAAAACAACTTTGTTAAGAATTATTGCTGGTTTAAATTCAATTACAAAAGGTGATTTATACTTTGATAATCAAAAAGTTAATGATATAGAACCAAAAGACCGAGACATTGCTATGGTTTTTCAAAGTTATGCTTTGTACCCACATTACAATGTTTATAAAAACATGGCTTTTGGTTTGAAAATGAAAAAAGAAAGAAAAGATGTAGTCAATCATCGTGTTAGAGGTGCTGCAAAGTTATTAAATATTGAAAAACATTTATTTAAAAAACCAAAAGAACTTTCAGGAGGGCAACAACAACGTGTTGCCTTAGGAAGAGCAATTGTCAGAAAACCAAAATTATTTTTAATGGATGAACCTTTAAGTAACTTGGATGCAAAATTAAGAGAAAGCATACGAACAGAGTTAGTTTCAATTCACAGAATGTTGGGAACTACAACAGTTTATGTAACTCACGACCAACTTGAGGCCATGACTATGGCTACCAAAATTGTTTTGATGAACAATCAAGTTATTCAACAAATTGGGAGACCTGAAGAATTTTACAACAGACCAAACAATTTATTTGTTTCAAAATTTATAGGTACTCCAACAATTAACTTGTTTGAAACAGTCCTTCTTGAAGACCAATTAAAGTTTGATGACTTTGATAAATTTAATTTAAAAGTTACTGAAGATCAATTAGAAATTTTGAAAAAAGAAAAAACAACAAAATTTACAGTGGGAGTTAGATCTGAAGATATTCAAATTGTTAAAAATGAAAATGAAGCACATGGTGAATTTAAAATCATTAATGTTGAACTTTTAGGTATGAACAAACAAGTTACATGTGAATCTAGAAATGGTAAAAAAATTGTTATAACAACAAGAAAAGATTTTGATAAGAATATTGATGATAAAATTTTTGTTAACTATAGTAAATATTTAATTTTCAACTCAATAACTGAAAATTTGGTTTGTGATTAAAAAGTTAAATGCTAACAAAAATGAATTATTAAATACTTTCAAAAAGAAAAAAATTAACTTTTTTAAGTTAATTTTTGAACTAACAAGAGAAAATAGAGTTCAATTTTGTGTTTTTGTATCCTTGATTATTTTTAACTCACTTTTAATTAGTATCAATTCTTACATAATTAATTTAACAATTGAACAAATTGCTTTTGACTTTTCAGACACTGGTGTTGGAAACAACCACAAAATGCAGTGATGGTTTTTCTTAATTATGTCAGGAATAGTCTTGTTAGGTATGGCACTAGGAGCATATTCTAAAGAATATTTAGGAACCATTATTGCAATTAAAATTGAAATTCAATTAAGACAGATTATCTTAGATAAACTTTTAAAACAAGATATTTCTTTTTACTATGATAAAAAAATTGGTGACATTATGACAAAAGTTGTTGGAGACACAAATGTTATTGGTAATGAAATTAATGGCCTTTTTTCAGCAATTATTCAAGCTCCAATTGTTATGATTTTTTCTTCAGTTGTTTTATTTATGATTGATGTACCTTTAGGAATAACTTCAGTTGTTACAATATATTTGTTAAGTTTTATACTAATTGCAATTACTTCAAACTATAAAAAAAGAACTACCATTGTCAGAACAACCATTTCAGATATAAATGGAGATGTGATAGATAGAATTGGAGCAATTAGGTTGATTAAGTCATCAGCAACTCGTGAATATGAGTATGAAAGAATTAAACAAATTCATAAACCATACTTAAAAAGTTTTAAACCCTTAGCAAAAACAGGGGGATTACTTTTACAAACATTAATAGTTTGTGATGCCATAGTAAACATCATTGTCATTTCAGTTGGTGTCTTTTGATATGGTTATATACAAAATGATATTAATATTTTCCTAGTTAAATTAATTCCAATTGTTTCATGTTTAACTCAATTAACTAGACCACTTTGACAAATTTCAGGAATAATCCCAGGTATTGCTCGAGCAGGAGCTTCAACTGAAAAAGTTATGGAGATAGTTACAAGTGAAATTTTACTTGATGACAATTTTACTTCTGGAAAACAACTAGATCAAGAGGTTGAAACAATTGAGTTTAAAAATGTTTACTTTAGGTATCCAAAAAAAGAAGAAATAATTTTAAATAACATTAATTTAAAATTAGAAAAAGGAAAAAAATATGCTTTTGTTGGTGAAACTGGGAGTGGTAAATCAACAATAGCAAAACTAATTTTAAGATTTTATGATAAAAGTGAAGGTGAAATTTTAATTAATGGTGAGAAAATTGAGTCCTTTAACTTAAAAAGTTATTTAAGTCGAGTTGGCTATGTTGAACAAGAACCTCAAATCATTTATGGAAATGTTTATGATAATGTCAAATATGGGAGTTTTGAGGCAAGTGATGATCAAGTTAAGACGGCTTGCATACAGTCAAAAGTTCATGAAGTAGTAAAAAGCTGAGAAAATGGGTATGAAACTCTTTTAGGAGAAAGAGGCACATTAATTTCAGGTGGTCAAAAACAAAGATTGGTACTAGCAAGACTCTTGTTAAAAAACCCGGAAATTCTTATTCTCGATGAGGCCACTAGTGCTCTTGACAATATTGTTGAAAAAGAAATTCAACTTCAACTTGAAAAAATGATGGAAAATAAAACCACAGTGATTATTGCTCATAGATTAAGCACAATCAAAAATGTTGACAAAATTTATGTCATGGCACCAGGAAAAGGCATAGTTCAAGAGGGAAACTGAGATGAACTAATCAAGTTAACTGGTCCATTTAAAAAATTATATGATTCAAGTTTGTAAAATATTTTACAAAATAATCACCTTATTATAATTTTTTATAATCAAATCAAGCTTATTTTCTTAATTTTAAAATAAACTTAAATTGGGTAAAGGAGAAATAAAATGAAAAAATTATTAGTATCATTACAAGCTGCACTATTAATTGGTGCAACAACTTCAAGTGTTGCAGCATGTGGTGCAAAAGATCAAGTCTGAGAAATTACAGTTGATACATGAACACCTGTTTATAGTATTTATGAACAAGCAGCTACAAAAGTAAACAATCAATTTGAAGCTGATGGTTTAAAATGAAGAGTAAAACTTAAAGAAACAAGTTGGTATGACACTATTTCAAACTTACAAGTTTCAGGAGTAAGAAGTAAATCAATACCAGATTTATTCCCAGCTGAAGTGTTTATGCTTCCTGAGTGACATAGCAAAAATATGTTATACAATTTTTCAAGTGAAGCTGCAAAAACATTTAATGGTGAGAGCGATTTAATTGACTATGGAATTAAACTTGATGAAAATGGAAAATTAGATGTTGCAAACTCACATTCACTTTGAGCTTTATCACAAGGTTGAGAAGTAAATGGGCAAAAACCATTATTAGGAGTTCCATACTTTGTAAACTCTCAATTTGGAATTGGAGATAGCAGTGTCGTTGACATTGCTGATGGTGAAATAACTTATAATGGAAACACTTATGATGCATCATTAACTGGTTTTAAAGAAATTAATGCTGACAAAAAAGGAACTATAGCATTTAGATCAAATTGAGGTTGATTAATGTTGTTTGCTTTTAATGGAATTGTTGAGAAATATTTTGATGAAATCAGTAGTAAAACAAGTGATGAATTCCCAACAGTTTCATGACTAAAAAATGAGCAAACAGATTTAAATAAAATTGAATCATATTCAAGTTTATTAGAAGAAGAACCAATGAAAACTGACTTCTTAAATATGGCAAAACAATTGTTAGATTTTTCAAAAACAGTAGGAGATGAGTTAATTTATGGATTTGGTTCAAGTTATGAACAATCAAATTCATCAATGGCTACACAATTGCAAAATGGAACAACAAAATTTGCAATTGCTACTCAAGATTATTTAGAAACATATGCAAACCAATTAAAACAAGGTGGAGCTAGTGTTGAAGATATCAAAGTGACTCCAATTAATCAATTAAAATTTAATATCTCAGATGTTGGTGCAGCAACCCAAGAATATGTAAATGGAAGAGTTAACATGGGTGCTTGATCTTGAACTGTGAAATCAACAATCAACACTACTCAAACTTATGAAGACAATGATGGTAATTTAGTTGATAAACCAACTGCTGCTTTGAAATTTTTAAAAGAAATAAGTTCAGCAGACTACTCAGGACAAATTACTGATAAGTTTGGCTTAATACCAGGTTTAGAAAAACAACAAAAAGCTGCTTCAAAATATATGAAAGAAACTTCAACAAAAGAATTTAAAGATTTATTTGTGCAGTTAATTGATCAAACTGAAATAGAATATTCAGCTGATCTTGAAGATGGTGGAGGAATTTGACAATCTGCAACTCCATTGTTTGGTATAATACTTGCAGCATATGATACAGCATTTTTACCAGAAATTAAAAAAGGTGATAATGCGGATGTTGAAAATTTTGCAGCAAATCTCTTAAAAGATTATGAAGCAAGAAAAAAAGAATTTAAATAAAATTCATAACAAAATTTTCTCAGTGAGAAATTTTGTTATTTTTAAAAAGAGGTACTAGTATGATAAATTTAAAAATTGGTTTGAAGCAAGAAAATGAAAATGTTTATTTTGAAGCCTTTATCTTAGAAACTCCAAACTCAAAAACTACTCAATTGCCAGTATTAATAATTTGTCCTGGTGGAGGTTTTGTTTTTTGCTCTGAAAATGAGGCTGAAAATATTGGATTTAGTTTTTTAGACAAAGATTTTCATATTGTAGTTTTACATTATAGTGTTTATGATACTGAAAAAAACTTTAAAGAAGGTGAGCAATTAAAAGAACTAGGCCAAGTTTATGACTGAATACTAAAGAATGCACACAGCTATAATTTTGATATTAATCAAATTAATTTATTAGGCTTTTCAGCTGGAGGTAATTTAGTTTTGAATTTTAATAATCATTTTGAAAATCAAGCAGTGATAGGTTTTGATGTAAAAAAATGACCAAAAATTAATAAAATTATTGTTGGTTACCCAAGGCTGAAATATAATTCTTTGAATATTGATGCAAATAATTCATTAATAAATTCTTCAAATCCCAATGCTAACATTGATGATGCAATCAAGTGATATACAAAAAGAAACTTAGCCCTCTTTGGAGTGGCAGATCCTAGTTTTGAACAACAACAAAAATTCTCACCAATCCAAAATATTACTGCAAAACACCCACCAGTATTCATTTTTCAAGCAAGAGATGATGACACTACTTTAATTGAAGAAACAATTGATTATGTAAAGAAACTTCAAAACTTAAACATAAAATATCAATTACATATTTATAATACTGGTGGACATGGTTTTGGTGATGGTTCTTCAAGAAATAACAATAAAGTTTTATCAACTTGAATTACTGAAGCAATTTATTGGTTGAATGAAAGAGAGGTTAAATAATGTTGAAGTTTAGTAAAGATTTTCAAATTGGTGCTGCTATTAGTGCAATTCAAACTGAAGGTGCTGGGCTTACCAAAAAAGGTGACACTATTTTTGAAATGCAATACAAGAAAAAGAAAGCTGAATTTTTTGAAGGAATTGGACCAAATATAACATCTGATTTTATGAGAAACTACAAAACTGATTTAAAAATGTTATCTGAAATCAAGTTAACAAGTTTAAGAACCAGTTTTTCTTGAGCCAGACTTTACCCAGATGGCAAAAACCTTGATAATGAGGCTGTGAAATATTATCATAACTATCTAGATGAGTGTATTAAAAATAACATAATTCCTCACATGTGCTTGTTCCATTTTGATATGCCTGCTTGGGCTTCAGAACTTGGAGGTTGAAGTTCTGAAGTTGTAATTGAGTCTTTTATAAAATATGCTGACTTTATTTTTAGTGAATATGGTGCCAAAGTAAAATATTTCACAACTTTTAATGAACCTTTAAACCCAATTGTTGGAGGTTTTCTTGGTGATGGTTTTGAACCATATGTAAATGATCCAAGATTAGCAATTCAACAAGCTTATGGAATGATATTAGCTCATGCAAAAGTTGTTGAAATATTTAGAGAAAAGAATTATCATAAAGATTCAAAAATAGGAATTGTTTTTGACTGAAACTATACTTATCCATTTTCAGAATCTGAAAATGATAAATACAGTGCCAAAATTTTTGATGCATATATCAATAAAGGACCATTAAAAATTTTAGCACAAGGTGTTATTGATGACTTTTTAGTGGATTCACTGAAAAAATACCAAATGCTACCAAAATATACAAAATCCGAAATAGAAATAATAAAAAAAGTAAAAGTTGATTTCTTAGGAATAAACTACTATTTTCCAAAGCGTGCTGCTTATGTAGAATGCAATAACCCAAGATTTGAAATGGATAATGTGACTCAAAAAATTCCTGCTGATGCTATTATGAATGTTCACCGGGGTTGAGAAATTTATCCTCAAGCATTGTATGATATAGGATTGGCATTAAAAAACGAGTTTCAAAATATTCCATGATATATTGGTGAATGTGGTATGGGTGTACAAAATGAGGATTTATATAGAGATAAAAATGGGATGATTAATGATGATTATCGCATTGATTTTTTAGAAAAACATTTAGAACAAATCAAAAGAGTAATTGATATGGGTTCAAATTGCTTTGGCTTCCATGTTTGAGCTGCAATTGATTGTTGAAGTTTTAGAAATGCATACAAAAATAGGTATGGTTTAATTGAAGTTAATCTTAAAAATCAAGAAAGGAGATTTAAAAAATCTGCTTATTGATATAAAAAATTAATTGAAAACAGATCTTAGTTTTAAAAACCCAGCTTAAGTTGGGTTTTAAATACTTTTGTTTCATTCAAAATTATCGTGATTTCCTTTTTTAATTTTAGTGTCTGATAATTTATACATAATAACATTAAATAAAATGTTTACTGAATAAATTTGACTTGTTAGAGTGCTGATTGCAGGAAATGAAGTTACTTCTAAATCATGTTTTGAATAACAGACAGTAAAATCAACAGGGTATTTATTTTTGTTTTTTTCCTCAGTAACAAGGCAAGTTTTAAATTTAAAACTATCAAGTTTTTGTAAAATGAATTTAATTTCTTTAGTTTCTAAACTTGTTGAAAAAATAATCAAAACATCATTGTTCTTTAAATATTCTTTTTGAATCATCAAGTCATGAATAGAAACAGGATTAAAACAATTGATCCCAATTTTATTTAAGGACGAAGTTAAAAACTGAGCAGCAATTCCTGAGTTACCCATTCCAAAAGTTAAAACTTTATTGGCACTAAGCAAAAAAAGTGCCAGATTTTCAATCATTTTTTTATTTAAACATTCATTAGTTTTTAAAACTGAGTACAGTGAGTAACTTGAAACTTCAGAAATAATGTCATCAACCATTTTTTCATTAATAGACTGTTTTTTGATGCTAGTCATTTCAATAATATTTCGTTTATTATAATAATTCATCTGCATTTGTTTTAAAGTTTTATACCCTAATTTTTTAAATAGTCTCACAATACTGGCATCAGAAATGCTGTATACTTGAGATATTTTTTTTAAAGAATTGTTTATAAAAAAATCTAAATCTTCATCAATCTTTTTTAGAGTTTGTTCTTCATAATAAGTTAATTTTGCGATCTTTAAAATTAATCCTTTACTTTTTAATTATATCATTTTAAAAGATTGCATTTTTTATTATAAAAAATGTTGTAAAGCAACTACTTAAACAATAATTTACATTCTTGATTATTTCAAAATATGATAATAAAGAGGTGAAAAAAATGACAAAA includes these proteins:
- a CDS encoding ABC transporter ATP-binding protein, with amino-acid sequence MIKKLNANKNELLNTFKKKKINFFKLIFELTRENRVQFCVFVSLIIFNSLLISINSYIINLTIEQIAFDFSDTGVGNNHKMQWWFFLIMSGIVLLGMALGAYSKEYLGTIIAIKIEIQLRQIILDKLLKQDISFYYDKKIGDIMTKVVGDTNVIGNEINGLFSAIIQAPIVMIFSSVVLFMIDVPLGITSVVTIYLLSFILIAITSNYKKRTTIVRTTISDINGDVIDRIGAIRLIKSSATREYEYERIKQIHKPYLKSFKPLAKTGGLLLQTLIVCDAIVNIIVISVGVFWYGYIQNDINIFLVKLIPIVSCLTQLTRPLWQISGIIPGIARAGASTEKVMEIVTSEILLDDNFTSGKQLDQEVETIEFKNVYFRYPKKEEIILNNINLKLEKGKKYAFVGETGSGKSTIAKLILRFYDKSEGEILINGEKIESFNLKSYLSRVGYVEQEPQIIYGNVYDNVKYGSFEASDDQVKTACIQSKVHEVVKSWENGYETLLGERGTLISGGQKQRLVLARLLLKNPEILILDEATSALDNIVEKEIQLQLEKMMENKTTVIIAHRLSTIKNVDKIYVMAPGKGIVQEGNWDELIKLTGPFKKLYDSSL
- a CDS encoding alpha/beta hydrolase, with the protein product MINLKIGLKQENENVYFEAFILETPNSKTTQLPVLIICPGGGFVFCSENEAENIGFSFLDKDFHIVVLHYSVYDTEKNFKEGEQLKELGQVYDWILKNAHSYNFDINQINLLGFSAGGNLVLNFNNHFENQAVIGFDVKKWPKINKIIVGYPRLKYNSLNIDANNSLINSSNPNANIDDAIKWYTKRNLALFGVADPSFEQQQKFSPIQNITAKHPPVFIFQARDDDTTLIEETIDYVKKLQNLNIKYQLHIYNTGGHGFGDGSSRNNNKVLSTWITEAIYWLNEREVK
- a CDS encoding glycoside hydrolase family 1 protein, with product MLKFSKDFQIGAAISAIQTEGAGLTKKGDTIFEMQYKKKKAEFFEGIGPNITSDFMRNYKTDLKMLSEIKLTSLRTSFSWARLYPDGKNLDNEAVKYYHNYLDECIKNNIIPHMCLFHFDMPAWASELGGWSSEVVIESFIKYADFIFSEYGAKVKYFTTFNEPLNPIVGGFLGDGFEPYVNDPRLAIQQAYGMILAHAKVVEIFREKNYHKDSKIGIVFDWNYTYPFSESENDKYSAKIFDAYINKGPLKILAQGVIDDFLVDSLKKYQMLPKYTKSEIEIIKKVKVDFLGINYYFPKRAAYVECNNPRFEMDNVTQKIPADAIMNVHRGWEIYPQALYDIGLALKNEFQNIPWYIGECGMGVQNEDLYRDKNGMINDDYRIDFLEKHLEQIKRVIDMGSNCFGFHVWAAIDCWSFRNAYKNRYGLIEVNLKNQERRFKKSAYWYKKLIENRS
- a CDS encoding MurR/RpiR family transcriptional regulator, which gives rise to MRLFKKLGYKTLKQMQMNYYNKRNIIEMTSIKKQSINEKMVDDIISEVSSYSLYSVLKTNECLNKKMIENLALFLLSANKVLTFGMGNSGIAAQFLTSSLNKIGINCFNPVSIHDLMIQKEYLKNNDVLIIFSTSLETKEIKFILQKLDSFKFKTCLVTEEKNKNKYPVDFTVCYSKHDLEVTSFPAISTLTSQIYSVNILFNVIMYKLSDTKIKKGNHDNFEWNKSI